A single region of the Rhodococcus sp. W8901 genome encodes:
- a CDS encoding MarR family winged helix-turn-helix transcriptional regulator, with the protein MDSTDSPERDFIDKVRQEWALSYPEVDTSPIEVIGRITRISSQALHRLERALGDSGVSRAEFEVLCALARSDRPLRASEVTAVTMVSGAATTKHADRLVKMGLLERRRFERDGRVVLLAVTDAGRALVDAEFPERVDRDRRLLDGLDEDDRAQLARLLRRIAYNSDAADRP; encoded by the coding sequence GTGGATTCGACCGACAGTCCGGAACGCGATTTCATCGACAAGGTTCGCCAGGAGTGGGCCCTGTCCTACCCGGAGGTCGACACCTCACCGATCGAGGTCATCGGCCGGATCACCCGCATCAGCTCCCAGGCACTGCATCGACTCGAGCGGGCGCTCGGCGACAGCGGGGTCTCCCGCGCAGAGTTCGAGGTGCTGTGCGCCCTCGCCCGCAGCGATCGTCCACTTCGGGCCAGTGAGGTTACGGCCGTGACGATGGTCAGCGGCGCCGCCACCACCAAGCACGCCGACCGACTCGTCAAGATGGGTCTGCTGGAACGCCGGCGCTTCGAGCGCGACGGGCGGGTGGTCCTGCTCGCGGTGACCGACGCCGGACGCGCGCTGGTCGACGCCGAGTTTCCGGAGCGCGTCGATCGTGATCGCCGACTTCTCGACGGGCTCGATGAGGACGACCGCGCCCAGTTGGCCCGGCTGCTACGTCGCATTGCGTACAACAGCGACGCAGCCGACCGCCCGTAG